Proteins encoded by one window of Nicotiana tabacum cultivar K326 chromosome 10, ASM71507v2, whole genome shotgun sequence:
- the LOC107789323 gene encoding phospholipid:diacylglycerol acyltransferase 1-like has protein sequence MSILRRRKGTEPKKTSDSEPEFEEFKDKNKENNLGSRRLRRRRRWGCVDGCCWFIGCICSIWWLLLFLYNAMPASFPQYVTEAITGPLPDPPGVKLAKEGLRAKHPVVFVPGIVTGGLELWEGHQCAEGLFRKRLWGGTFGELYKRPLCWVEHMSLDNETGLDPSGIRIRPVSGLVAADYFAPGYFVWAVLIANLARIGYEEKNMYMAAYDWRISFQNTEVRDQTLSRIKSNIELMVASSGGKKVVIIPHSMGVLYFLHFMKWVEAPSPMGGGGGSDWCAKHIKAVMNIGGPFLGVPKAVSGLFSAEAKDIAAARSMAPSFLESEMFNFQTLQHVMRMTRTWDSTMSMIPKGGDTIWGGLDWSPEEGYECNEKKPKNNSTQMAKSDGGRKSVNATRVKYGRIISFGKHVADLHSSEIERIDFRDAIKGKSHANSTCRDVWTEYHDMGIGGVKAVADYKAYTAGSVLDLLHFVAPKLMKRGSAHFSYGIADDLNDKKYEHYKYWSNPLETKLPNAPGMEIFSMYGVGIPTERAYVYKLSPAGDCYIPFQIDSSAEGGNESPCLKGGVFHTDGDETVPILSAGYMCAKGWRGKTRFNPSGIHTFIREYNHAPPATLLEGRGTQSGAHVDIMGNFALIEDIIRIAAGATGEDLGGDQVYSDIFKWSERIKLKL, from the exons ATGTCGATTCTAAGGCGTAGGAAGGGTACAGAGCCCAAAAAAACCTCGGATTCAGAGCCTGAGTTCGAAGAATTTAAGGATAAGAATAAGGAGAATAATTTAGGTTCGAGGAGGTTAAGGAGAAGGAGGAGATGGGGATGTGTTGACGGATGTTGTTGGTTTATAGGTTGTATATGTTCGATATGGTGGTTATTATTGTTCCTTTACAACGCAATGCCGGCGTCGTTCCCGCAGTATGTAACGGAGGCGATAACGGGGCCGTTACCGGACCCGCCGGGAGTTAAATTGGCTAAAGAAGGGTTAAGAGCTAAACATCCGGTTGTATTCGTGCCGGGAATTGTGACTGGTGGACTTGAGTTGTGGGAAGGACATCAATGTGCTGAAGGCTTGTTTAGGAAGAGGCTTTGGGGTGGTACTTTTGGTGAATTGTACAAAAG ACCTCTTTGCTGGGTGGAGCATatgtcacttgataatgaaactGGATTAGATCCTTCTGGTATAAGGATTAGACCTGTCTCTGGACTTGTCGCAGCTGATTACTTTGCTCCAGGTTATTTCGTTTGGGCCGTTTTAATTGCCAATTTGGCTCGCATCGGATATGAGGAGAAGAACATGTATATGGCTGCCTATGATTGGAGAATCTCATTCCAGAACACTGAG GTGCGAGATCAAACTCTAAGCAGGATTAAAAGTAACATAGAACTCATGGTGGCTTCGAGTGGTGGGAAGAAGGTGGTTATAATTCCGCACTCAATGGGTGTTTTATACTTCTTGCATTTCATGAAATGGGTGGAGGCACCGTCTCCAATGGGTGGAGGAGGTGGATCTGATTGGTGTGCTAAACATATAAAAGCCGTAATGAACATTGGGGGCCCCTTTTTGGGTGTCCCAAAAGCAGTCTCAGGATTATTCTCAGCTGAAGCCAAGGATATTGCTGCTGCCAg GTCTATGGCCCCAAGTTTTTTGGAAAGTGAAATGTTCAATTTTCAAACTTTACAGCATGTAATGAGAATGACTCGTACATGGGATTCAACAATGTCAATGATACCAAAAGGCGGAGACACTATCTGGGGTGGGCTGGATTGGTCCCCAGAAGAAGGCTATGAGTGTAACGAAAAGAAGCCGAAGAACAACAGCACCCAGATGGCAAAGAGTGATGGGGGAAGAAAGTCGGTTAATGCTACTCGTGTGAAGTATGGAAGAATAATATCATTTGGGAAGCATGTAGCTGATTTACACTCATCAGAGATCGAGAGGATTGACTTCAGA GATGCTATCAAAGGTAAAAGTCATGCTAATTCAACTTGTCGTGATGTGTGGACTGAGTACCATGATATGGGTATTGGAGGTGTCAAAGCTGTGGCAGATTACAAAGCTTATACAGCTGGATCTGTTTTGGATCTTCTTCATTTTGTTGCACCAAAGCTGATGAAGCGTGGTAGTgctcatttttcatatggaattgctGATGATCTGAATGACAAAAAATATGAACACTACAAATATTGGTCAAATCCCCTGGAAACAAA ATTGCCCAATGCACCAGGGATGGAAATCTTCTCAATGTATGGAGTTGGAATTCCAACTGAAAGAGCATATGTATACAAACTTAGTCCTGCTGGAGATTGCTATATTCCTTTCCAGATAGATTCTTCAGCTGAGGGTGGAAATGAAAGTCCTTGCTTGAAAGGCGGTGTATTTCATACCGATGGGGATGAAACTGTACCTATTTTAAGTGCAGGTTACATGTGTGCGAAAGGATGGAGAGGAAAGACCCGATTCAATCCATCAGGCATCCATACATTTATAAGAGAGTATAATCACGCCCCTCCAGCTACTCTTTTAGAAGGCAGGGGAACGCAAAGTGGTGCTCACGTCGATATAATGGGAAATTTTGCACTAATTGAAGATATCATCAGAATAGCTGCTGGGGCTACTGGAGAAGACTTGGGAGGAGATCAAGTGTACTCGGATATCTTCAAGTGGTCTGAAAGGATTAAACTAAAGCTTTAA
- the LOC142165519 gene encoding uncharacterized protein LOC142165519, translated as MLPWAEFWYNTSFQTLAGVTPFQTLYGREPPTVARYILVSAASELVESYLLQRDEVLHILKHNLLKAQNRMKLFADKSRIDTSFEVGDWVYVKLKPFRQSTLRLQRDHKLGRRYFGPYQVLKRISSIVYRVELPESARIQFVFHICMLKRCVGTPDQQVTPLQLGDSNAFDDPTDSNLEGKVAF; from the coding sequence ATGTTACCATGGGCAGAATTTTGGTACAATACTTCTTTTCAAACTTTAGCTGGTGTGACCCCCTTTCAGACTCTTTATGGTCGTGAACCACCTACTGTAGCTCGATACATTTTGGTAAGCGCAGCAAGTGAGTTGGTGGAGTCCTATCTCCTACAGAGGGATGAGGTGCTGCACATCCTCAAGCACAATTTATTAAAAGCCCAGAATCGTATGAAGTTGTTTGCTGACAAGTCTAGAATTGATACTTCTTTTGAAGTGGGTGATTGGGTATATGTCAAACTTAAACCCTTCCGACAATCAACTTTACGCTTGCAGCGAGACCATAAGTTGGGGAGGCGTTATTTCGGACCCTATCAGGTGTTGAAACGCATTAGTAGCATTGTATATCGTGTAGAACTTCCTGAATCTGCAAGGATTCAATTTGTCTTCCATATTTGTATGTTGAAGCGTTGTGTTGGTACTCCAGACCAGCAGGTGACTCCTCTGCAACTTGGTGATTCCAATGCCTTTGATGATCCAACTGACTCCAACCTTGAGGGCAAGGTTGCATTTTAG
- the LOC142164811 gene encoding zinc finger BED domain-containing protein RICESLEEPER 2-like yields the protein MAEQMQEKFKKYWGEPEKMNKMIFIASVLHPRNKFEYVEGALEELFGEEKEKKINVEVYAYMNSLFGEYLKKYSTESCHQYPSSSTSSNNTPKTPSGSVISASKIRTKLSLKKQKEDNGSGGAKSELDKYISEEQEPFSEEFDILSWWKTHAPRFPILSELARDVLAIPISSVASECAFSTGGRILDSFRSSLTTKCVQSLICVQDWIREEKNPISVEEDLKYLEELELGSSSSAIMPRATAQRSDIWEYFVVKEDNGEVRKFVVYRL from the exons ATGGCTGAGCAAAtgcaagaaaagttcaagaagtattggggtgaacctgaaaagatgaataaaatgatttttattgcttcTGTCTTGCATCCACGTAACAAATTTGAATATGTTGAGGGAGCACTTGAAGAACTTTTTGgggaggaaaaagagaagaaaataaatgtTGAGGTGTATGCTTATATGAATTCTTTGTTTGGGGAGTATCTAAAAAAGTATTCAACCGAATCTTGTCATCAATATCCATCTAGTTCTACTTCATCTAACAACACACCTAAGACACCTAGTGGGAGTGTTATAAGTGCATCAAAAATTAGGACTAAGCTTAGCTTaaagaaacaaaaggaagacAATGGAAGTGGGGGTGCTAAATCGGAGTTGGATAAATACATTAGTGAAGAACAAGAGCCTTTTAGTGAAGAATTTGATATCTTGAGTTGGTGGAAAACACATGCTCCTAGATTTCCTATTCTTTCGGAGTTGGCTCGTGATGTGTTGGCAATTCCAATTTCTAGTGTGGCGTCGGAATGCGCGTTTAGCACTGGTGGCcgtattcttgattcatttaggagttcattgactaCTAAATGTGTACAATCTCTTATTTGTGTTCAAGATTGGATTAGAGAAGAGAAGAATCCTATTAGTGTTGAAGAAGACTTGAAGTATCTTGAGGAACTCGAGCTTG gttCAAGTTCAAGTGCAATCATGCCCCGTGCTACTGCTCAACGCTCCGATATTTGGGAATACTTTGTGGTGAAAGAAGATAACGGAGAAGTTCGCAAGTTTGTTGTCTACAGACTGTAG